Sequence from the Sciurus carolinensis chromosome 1, mSciCar1.2, whole genome shotgun sequence genome:
TGTAATTCCAGCgagatgggaggctgaggcaggaggattgccagttcgaagccagcctcagcaagttagccaagccctaagcaactcagcaagaccctgtagctagataaaatataaaatacaaaaaagggctggggatgtggctcagtggttaagtgcccctgagttcaatccccaacaccaaaaaataataagaagaacaACACAGGAGAGTATAAGGGCCAGTTTCAGGGGCTCCCTTAGCAAGATTAAAAGACAAGAGATCAGAAGTGCATAGTTAAAATCCTCTGAGTCCACCATCAATCCTCTTGTGTAGCTTGTTCCTTTACCTCAGGAGAGGAACATTGACTGGTCCACCCACTGGGACGTCCACGGGGGAATTTGTGTACAGGTGGCCAACCAAGAGGTTGGGAGCCCCCAAGAATATGACCACAGGGAAAAGTGGCTCATaccccatttcttttctctctgctttgtcttcccctgagccccagccctgagGGATGTGGCTATGGTCCCTCATGACCTGAGTGTCTCAGATGGCAATCTCCTACTATCCCCAAAGAACTCCTTTGGTTACCCCACTGACCAGCCACACACGTTGGAAGGATGTAACAGACGCCCAGAGGGAGGTCAAGAACGGGAGGGCCTTCTCAGAATGACCCTGCGTTGTCACGATGCTGAGTTCCTGGGCTCGAGCATCACTGATCTATTAGTGCCCGTCCCCTGAGCCGCTGAGCTTCCTGACCTTGAACCTGGAGACCCTAGAGGACAGCAGAGGGTTTGCAGCCAGTTCCCGCATCACTCCCTCACAACCGTCCACACAGGAGTAATGCCCCTGCATACCTCTCAGCATGAGTCCACTTCCAGAAATTCAGATTCCTATTTCTGACTCGAAGACTTGTGTCCCCAAAGGCTCCAACTCTCCCCGGGTGAACCATTCCCGTGACCCCATCCTCCTGCATCACCTTTTCTTTTCCCACTCATGTCGTGCAACAGTCTGAAATCATGTTTCTAGTTTCCCTTGGAGAGACACCTATGTCTTAGCCTTTATTTTCAAGTGCACAGAGCACTTCTGATATATGCATCCAACTAGGCGGGCATCAAACAGCGACAGAGGCTGGTGGGCAGGTTGTAAACAAACCGGTGGCCACAGATGTGGCAGGGTTTGGTATGGAACAAGACTCTCTTGGGCTCCCTTACGGCCCTCAGTATGTCCGTCAGCTCAGCATAGTGCTGGAAGAATCTCTCCCGGTGGATGGCACCCTGGGCATTGTAGCTCTCCAGAGGGGCAGGGTACATCTCTAGACTCAACTGCCTCAGCCTGGCAGTGTGACGCAGCAGGTCCCTCATGACCGGCAAGGAGATGTTGTTCCCCTGAAAGCTGAAGGTCCTGAGCTGGGAGCAGCcactcagggcaggcaggaggaCCTGGAGCTGCGAGTCCGTGATCTCACAGTCCTGCAAGTTCAGGGTCCTCAGGGTGGCTGCAGCGTTCTCCAGCAGAATTCTGAGGGGCTCGGGACTGAGATTGGTCTGTTTGATGCCACACAGGTTCAGGTGTAGTAGCTGAGCGAGGTTTGGAGACCCGGACAGATGGTTCCAGTCCGAATCTGAGGGCTGGCAATTGGTGATTGACAGGGTCTCCAGGGGGTTCTTCAGGTGCCTAAGGAGAGACCAAGCAGTTAGTTCTGAGGAGTGATGTCAAGGTGGAAGAAGCAGACAACCCACAGGTCTGTCCAGAGGGGACCAGGGGGAGACCCGCATGAAGGACAAGCCCCTGGGGCTGCCCACCTGTGGGGCTCACACCCTATACCCCCAGCAAGGCCCCCATCCCCGCTCCTCACCCCCAAGTCCACAGTCACCACCTGAAGCTTGCTGGGCGCAGCCTTCCCCAAGCGTGCCTTAGAGGCCGGCTGGCTCCCTGCTCCCAGCTGGAGAGCACGGAGCTTCCCTGCTGCGAGGGGCAGGTGGGCCTGGAGCCTCCCCTCCTTCAATGCCCTCTTCTCTGTCCTGTTTCCCGCCACCTTCGCTAGACATGGCTCCTAGGGAAGGAGTCTCACTAGATCCTGTGCCTGCCAGCCAGCTTCCCAGCATGGCAGCACTTCCCAGACATGACCCTGGGTGACCCTCTGCCTCTATGACGGTGTCTATGGGAGGCCTGACTCCAGGATAGGGTAGAAGCAGAGAAGTTCACAGACTTTCTCCATCAGTGTTGAATCACCAGTGGCTGGCACACCGCAGGTGCCCACCAAAGTTCAGCGATCTCCAGGAAACATTGGCCCTCCTTCCTCACCTGAGCACCTGGCACAGACGGCCATCTAAGGAGAAGGCATCATCCAGGTAGAGCCTCCGGAGGCTGTCCATCTTGGCAAACTGCGAGGTGACGTGATCCATCAGCCAATCCTTCTCCTCCTGGGAGACGTCAACAGACACTTGGACGTGGGAGAAAAGAAGCTtcctcaggttcctcatctggCCCAAATAGGTAGCAAAACTGGCCAGGATAGACAGACTCCAGGGACAGTGCATTTCCACTTGCTGGATGTAGTCCAGGTCCAACTTTTCCAAGATCCTCTCCATGCTCTGGAGGGACAAAGTCGATACCTGCAGCTTCTTACAGCACAGCTGGACCACGCCGGGCTTCCCATCCATCCACTGAAGGACGAAGGCGACGGGGGGATACGGGAGCTTATGCGGCAAGCACAGGTCTGCCAGCACCTTCAAGGGCAGCAAGGGCCCTGTCCCTGGAGGGGCCGCCACGGTTTGCTTCCTAGGCATGGCCTCTGGTGAGCAGGCATCGGCCACCTCTCCCGTCCACATCCTCCAGAAGTTGTGATGAACTTGCCGCAGATCCAGCACCTGCAGCCTCCACCGCCTGTGGTACCACAGCAGAGCCTCAGCGTGGAGGCAGGGACCCTGCCACCCTCCTGCGCCTCCAGTCACCCTCCCTCCGCTGCTCCCGCTCCGCCTCTCCTTCGGCCTCACTCTTCTCCACCCCTCTCCCCTCCAATCCAGCCCGGTGCCCACCGTGCCAGCCGAGGCGGGGCAGGCGCAAGCCTGAACATGCGGAAGCCCTCCCCAGATGGGGCACGGCCAAGGCTTCTCCAACCCTCCCGGCTGGCAGCACCGGAAACCTCGAGTTCGCCCTTCAGCACCCCACCTCTGCCTGCCTCCAGAGGGCCCCCCCTTCCAGCCCACCTGGGTCCCCCTCACCTGGGGCGATCCCTCTGGGCAAGTAGCATATTGAGCCCTTGCAGTGTGACTTGGAGCATCTCCAGGTCTGGCTTCTTCATCAGGGCCCCCAGGGGGAGGCAGGTGAAGGGCCAGGCCCGCACCATTTCCTTCAGGACCTCCCTGTGTCTCCCGCTGAAGGCCTCCATGAAGAGTGGTGGGAAGAGCTCGATGGGCAGGTCCTGCAGAGCCAGGGTGGCCCGCTGGCTGTCCATCAGCAGGCTCCGCCCTGCCAGCTCCAGCAGCGTGCGTGGGTCCTGGCTGCTCATCCTGAGGAGTCTTCATGGAAAGGATCCTGGGGAAATGTCCAGCGAAGGTACATTCCCAACCGTGCTCAGCAGCTCTGTCTTACAGCCACCCAACACTGGCAACACTGGAGGGGTCTTCGACTTACCCCAGTTCTACTCTATGGGTGCCAAACCAGGCCTGATGATAcaggcctctaatcccagagtcctgggagactgaggcaggaggatcacacattccaggccagcctagaacttaagtgagaccctgtctcaaaatgaaaaataaaacagggctggggatgcaactcagtggtggagtggccctgggttcaatccccagcaccggtaaataaataaggaaaataaagtggTGTcgttacttttcatttttcaaatgagcaATTTATTGATTTACTTACGTATGGTTATTTTGGGGGTGGTAGTAGGGATAGAAGCCAGGGGCGCCTTACCGCTGGCCACACCCCATCTCTTTTTTTCGTATTTTGTAGGTATGTATTTACTTACTGTGTGGCacaggcttgaacccagggtgctctgcctctgagccacgtccccagcccttttcctttttattgaggcagggtctcactaaattgcttagggtcttgctaaattgctgaggctggctttgaacttgacatccttctgcctcagcctctcaggccgctgggattacaggctcccagccctgttttattttgagacaggatctcactaagttgtccagactggtctcaaattcatgatcctcctgcctcagcctcttgagtagctgggatcacagacatgtaccaccaggCTCAGTAAGCAAGGCTAAAAGCCACACGTAGGATTTTAGGGCATTTGGAAGTAAGAGTGGAAAACGCTGACTCTGGGATGAGGCACTGATCGTCATGTGGATCTTGCACACATGTGACCATGTGCCACTTTGCAGTGGTGTCCAGGGAAAGAGATAGATCAGAAGAGTCGCTCCTGTTAAAAATACTGCATACTGTTGGGCATGGTGACCTACTCCCGTaagcccagctacttgggattCTGAGCACCTTAGCAAAACTCTCattgtgtggcactgggttcaatctctggtactgccaagaaaaataaagggTGGAATATTTTTAAGCTATTAGTTATAACAAGTGCCTAACTTATAAAATCTTGAAGCCACAgaaaaaatcaaccaaaaataaaataaaaaaccaatcATGAAACCATAGAATCAATGAAGTATAATTTGAGGGTAGActatttttgtggtgctatggATTGAATCTGGGGCCTCGTGCATGATAGACAAGTGCTCACTAAactacacccccacccccaaaagtAAGTAATTCCGATCAATTAGATGCTTTccaaattttatcaaaaattttgcTAGATTAAatgggaggattacaagttgaaggcaaaccttggcaatttagcaagacactgtctcaaaatacaaaataaaaagggctgggatataactCTATAGTGGAGCATCCCTGGGGTTCAATACTGggtaaaacacaaacacacacataataattataaaaagcaaatgaagcaatttagcagggcatggtgacacatggcatggcaatcccagcgacttggggctgaggcagggggatcacaagttcaaggccagcttcagcattTAGCAgaaccctaagcaatttagcaagaccctgtctggaattaaaaatacataaataaaaagggtcggggatgtaactcagtggtaaagtacccctggatttcAATCCCCGgtgctaacaaaaaaaaaaaaagagggaaagaaatttaATATGACCTAAACCAAAGCAGAAATCAAAACTATTGGGACGAAAGCAAAACTgcatttagagacaagatcttaAATCTGTCCATTTGAAGAGACACAAACATGATAGTCtctcatgctaaatgaaataaccCCCCAAAACCagaggccgaatgttttctctgatattggGACGCTGATCCACAATGGGGCTGGGAGGGATGAATGGAGGGACTTTGGAGTGggcagagggggtgggggaggggagggggcgtgGGGCGGCAAGGCCGTGGAACTCGGCCATGGTTACCCTACATACGCATGGCTACACAACCAGCGGACTCCGCACCTCCTACAGCCGGAGGAAGAAGGCGAGCTCCGTGTGTGTACAAAGgtcaaatgcattctgctgtcatgtgtagctgatgagaacacattttaaaaataataataaaaaataagaccctgCCATgacgcttaaaaaaaaaaaagaaaagaaaatgatatgttTGCCGTCAGAACCTACATGtcaccattatttttttcttttttgctctatcactgagcgacatctccagctccttttattttccagtgctgggacttgaacccagggcctcatgcatgctaggcaagccgtctccccactgagctacatccccagtctctcctttcattttttgatattCAGATCAgatcttgctcaattgctgaggctgtgcCTCCAACTTGTgcttcctcctgcctcggcctcccgagttgctgggactgcaggcatgagccaccactcCTGGGTGTGGGTCACCAGGTGAGACTGGCTGAGAGTAGACCCCACAGGGGTTCTGTTTAGAGCTCAGTCGCCCAAGcgggccttgaactcctgggctcaagtaatcctcctgtctccgcctccccagtagctgggactaacGGTGGATGCCACCATGCAGCCTGAATGGCATCTCCGTGGGGTTTGGTGACTTACCAGAGCCGGACAGTTGGCAGGGAGTTGTGAATCCCAGTGGCGACAGCTGGTGACCGTGACCCTGGGCTCCAGGCTTCTGTGCTTCTTGGGCTCTTGAAGCTTTTGCTGGTTTTTCCAACCCTCGTTCCTCTTTTCAACTCCTAGTTCCAATCAGAGTGCCGTCTGATTAAATATCTGAATCCCCACCCACTTAATCCCATTGAATTTCTAGTTTCCTCCAAATTAACTGGTATATTCAACTGTAGTTGTGCATAGGGTCTGAGTCAGGGACGCACTGATTGATTCACTCCATACTATCGATTGATTTCTTTTAGCAGTATGTGACTTTCATAGTCCTGACTGTGAGACAAGAAAGAGTTTAATCTGTTTCtgatattaggaaagaaaattgaatttatcatTCTTGGCAGTTCTTTGGCCTTgccaaaaaaagaatttttttttttttttgtactggggattgaacccaggtaccctttaccactgagctccatctccagctcTTATTTGTTacctggagacagggtctcactaagttgccaagactggccttgaacttgccgtcctcttgcctcagcctcccaagttgctgggatcgtaggcaggcaccaccatgtccagctggccacgttgaaattataaaaatatgtcagAGTTACTCAGTGTGTCAGCTGTCACTTGGGTTTTATGTTTCCTAACATATCAGATCATGTGCCCAttcagggaggaagagagggaccCCTGAGGAGGTGACTGATCTTCAACCACTACTAGGTCCAGAGAATCAAGCCTCAGTTATAATGGGAGCAGCGCTGGGGACTTGGCCTCTGGGCCTGCAGGGGGACAGGGGACTGAATCATCCGAGGTGATGGGAAGAACACGTGGTATTATTTTTGGTCTGCCTGGGGTTTTGCTTGGCTTGGTGCGGTTCTTTCGGGTGGTGGGTGTGGAGGGATTAAAATATCTGTTTGGAGTTTAGAAGTCAGAAGGGAAGTAGCTACAGGAGGGACAACAGAGACGCCAAAGGCCAGAGCTGTCcttgaaggcagggagggagaggcctCCTTTGACTGCCCCAGAAGGAAAAGGGAGTTTCCATATGGGATCAGCTCAGCGAACCTGCTTGAGAAGATGAACTCTAAGAACGCGCATTGACCCAAAGCCGGAGAGTGGTTTTCATGGTCTGAGCCAGGGGAACAGACTAGACTAAGACCCACTGAGAGCCGGGCGTGGTGACACACGGCTCtagtcccagcgactcaggaggctgaggccagaggattgcaagcttgaggccaggctgggcagctTATAAGGCcatgtctcaacataaaaaatgaacaggactggggacagaggctcagtggtaaagcacttggaaggaaggagagaaggcaggaaggaaggaaggaaggaaggaaggaaggaaggaaggaaggaaggaaggaaggatggaaggagggaaggaaggaaggatggaaggagggaaggaaggaaggaagtcaggaaggaaggcaggcaggaaggaaggaaggaaggaaggaaggcaggcaggcctgAGCAAACACTGGGTACAGGCTGTGGCTCTTAGGGACACggaagagagagaagcaaggATTAAAGGCACATGTCCCTGTCTCCATGGCCGCTGCCACAGGGAGCCTTTTGGTTTCTTCCCCAAAGCGGGTATTTCCCAGCACACCAGCCCTAATCCGTTTCTAGGGCCTCTAGCCCTTAAGGGAAGGACCTGCAGCACAGTGAAAAGTGAGCGTTTGAGTGAAAAGTAAATCAGGAACTGGGGACGTCAGACCTAAGAAGTTCTAGCACGTTCATGCGATTTGTCAGAGGCAAGTAGCTATGGCGAAACGCAGACGTGAACTGCGCTCTTGTTGTCGCAGTACGGGGACGAACCAGCGGTGCTGGGCCCCTGGGCTCACCCCCACCCCGTTGGAAAacccattttgagacaggcctcgccgagttgccaaggctgacctggaacttgtgctcctcctgcctggacctcctgagtggctgggattacgggcgtgcACATCCACACCCAGGCAGCTGCtttttgggttgtttttgtttgtttgggctGAGGCTTTTTCTTATCTTAAGCATTTAGAGGTTTCCTCTTATCTTAAGCATTTAGCAGAAATTACCCATATTCATTTCACTTATGATTGCAGTTTAAAGAggtttaagattatttttaaggcCTAGATGGTGGTTTATGCTGAGGAATATTTGAAACCTAGTCTCCAAGTTTGAATTTTCTTTACCTGTTTCTTGCTTGAGTGAGGCTAGGCGTCTCTCTCGGTTACCACCCTTGACCTGGTGCCTGGGCAGGTGGAGGTTTCTGTCAACCTAGGTAACAACAGAGAGCAGCTGATCAAAAAGTGACTGTAGATGGGACAGGGAATGTAAGACCCCAAGCAAAGAGGGTCAGGCCCATCCAGGAGGCAAAGGAAGACAGGGTTTCAAGGGCCGACTAAGGCGCTTTGAGACAGTCATCATCGGCTGCAAGGTTTCCGGAACGAGGGTGGCCTCAGCCCAAGAGGACAGGCAGCTGCTGGGCAGCCGTCTTCTGAGAAGACATAATTCTGTGCAGGACCCAGCGGTGCCTGTTTGTggtcccagagactcgggaggcagaggcaggaggatcgcgagttcaaagccggcctgaACCTGAGCattttagcgagaccctgtcgcaaaataaaaaatgaaaaagggctgggggtgtggttcagaggtagagcgcccctgggttcagtccctggtacccaaaaaataaaagaagcaagaaaatacattttttgggTACAATTTGTGGTGGATTTGGGGAAAGGTCGCCGTTCTGTCCGTCTTTTGTGAGGGCTCCTGTCAGCAGACGGCTGCGCTTGAGGATCCCTCTTCCTAGCCCCCCGCCAGCCCTGTAGTGTCAGAGTTTGACATGAGTGACGCCATTTtggtggaaaatttccaccaccGGCTTCACCTGCGAGCAGGCGGGAGTTCATGGCTGGCAGCCATCGTCAGCATGTGACTTACTGACATATTTGACCCCATGGAAATGTTACCGGCCAGGCTATGTGGGCAGTGACTACACAGACTCCACTTtgccctgagactccatgttttgtgggaaatgcttctcccatgggaaccccgcctctgtacccatccacAGGTGCTTAGCGTGActtgtttggcaacacaaaatgacaaaatggcaattcttgtataatgaaaaatcattctctttttgattccGAGTTTCCTAAACATTGTACCAGGTTAgcggtgatgtcaacagtgattgtctagatgttagtaaccattctttagtttgtacctaagtaaggtcatttcaACCCACCTCGCCCTCTTGCTAATGGTTccagatctcatgatgttagtttgtaattttgaatcatagcaacagacacttatgattgatgtgatttttggtataagaaccgcTACAACCCTggagttggggctgttctcccaatagtcatttttttgggccttgtgtgagacagtcagcggctggcttaataaagactctcaaatgtggacttctcagtggtgagggGTCTGTTCTTAAGTCGCGCCCCATAACAAGCAGTGATACACCCAGCGTCTCCTCGAGTTGTCTGAAACTGATGGCAAGAGTTTGGTATACGTGTGGTTGTAGGAAAGTGTTCAAGAAAGCAAGCATGGTGATAATTACGGGGAAAATCACCAATGGCTGAGGGATAGGTATGCTCACCCTGATCAATCAAtcaattgttcatttatttttaggactaaagattaaacccaggacactattccactgaaccacaccccaaaACCCCCTCTTTtggaggtactggagattgaactcaggggtgctctaccactgagccacatcctcagccctttttgctttttattttgagacaagttctcaatTAATTGCTGaaggcctccctaaattgctgaggctggccttgaacttacgatcctcctgcctcggcctccagagtcactgggattagaggtgtgtgccaccatgcctggtactTATCCTGATTTAAATGTCATGCAGTAAACATTAACAATGCACACATGAAGTGAAACATCACATGTAATCCCACAAATGTGTACTATGATCACATGTCAATTTAAgtacataattatataaaagtCTGAGATCCAAAAAGAATAAGACATTAGAAAACATGCTAATAGCTATAATAGCCATCAAATGGGTAAAACACCAATACTAATGACAGATTTGGAGTACAGAAATAATGAACAACTAAAGTGTTGGTAAATAATGCAATAAGGCAGGAAAAGGactttacaatttttttgtgtgtgtggtttaggAGGACCAGAAAGAAACCAACTTTACgttttactttattctttaacttcctttcttcttcctcgtctttctctttctttccttttactctcTTCTTTTGCTGCTTCCTTCACTTTTCCCAACTCAGGAGCAGAGTTGAATTATTCTAGGTGCTTTGTTCATGCTGATCTCACATTTGGTCTACAGTCAAAGCCGTCCTTTGCGGTCATCCTTGTTGTGTACTGGGAGTTAaatctaggggtgctctacccctgagccacatccccagccctttctatcttttatttcgagacagggtctcactaagttgcttagggccttgctgaattgtggaggctggccttgaacttgcaatcctcttgtctccgcctcctaagtcactgggattacaggcatgtgccatcatgcctggctagtCTAAGCAGttttaacatttgtaaatatgtatttatatatttttaaataaatctgcatatttaatatgtaccaatttttatttgttaggaAGATAATATTTGTTCGCATCTGTGAACACAATTCTATAGTAAGTATATCTATCATTGTAAGTATATGACAAGTATATTGGTATCATGAAGCACTGGACTGGGGGGTAT
This genomic interval carries:
- the LOC124966720 gene encoding PRAME family member 12-like; the protein is MSSQDPRTLLELAGRSLLMDSQRATLALQDLPIELFPPLFMEAFSGRHREVLKEMVRAWPFTCLPLGALMKKPDLEMLQVTLQGLNMLLAQRDRPRRWRLQVLDLRQVHHNFWRMWTGEVADACSPEAMPRKQTVAAPPGTGPLLPLKVLADLCLPHKLPYPPVAFVLQWMDGKPGVVQLCCKKLQVSTLSLQSMERILEKLDLDYIQQVEMHCPWSLSILASFATYLGQMRNLRKLLFSHVQVSVDVSQEEKDWLMDHVTSQFAKMDSLRRLYLDDAFSLDGRLCQVLRHLKNPLETLSITNCQPSDSDWNHLSGSPNLAQLLHLNLCGIKQTNLSPEPLRILLENAAATLRTLNLQDCEITDSQLQVLLPALSGCSQLRTFSFQGNNISLPVMRDLLRHTARLRQLSLEMYPAPLESYNAQGAIHRERFFQHYAELTDILRAVREPKRVLFHTKPCHICGHRFVYNLPTSLCRCLMPA